The Armatimonadota bacterium genomic interval GTTGCTCCAGGTGCAACCGAAGGTTCTCTCGGGGCAGACGGTCCAGCACCTCGCTGAAGAACCCCTCGACCATCATGTGCACCGCCTGCCGACGGGTGAGGCCCCGGCTCTGCAGGTAGAACACGTGCTGCTCGTCAATCCGGCTCACCGCGGATCCATGGGTACACCGGAGGTCATTGGCCATGATCTCCAGCTCCGGCTTGCTGTCCGCCCGGGCATCCGGGGAGAGGAGAAGGTTGCGGTTCGACTGGAAGGCATTGGTGCGCTGCGCTCCCGGATGCACCCGGATGAGCCCCGCGAAAATGGTCCGGGCCGCATCCAGCACCGCGTACTTGTACAGGAGATCGCTGGTGGTATGGGGGGCACAGTGCTCCTGGAGGGTGTGGTAGTCGTAGTGCTGGTGGTCTGAGGCGAAAAAGGCCCCCAGCATCTCGCTGGATCCGCCCGGGCCACGGAGATGCACCTGCACGAAGTCCTTGACCACGCTCCCCCCGAAGGCGCTCACGAAGCTGGCCAGGCTCGCATCCCGGCCCACCTCCGCCCGCACCACTCCGAACTCACGCACCTCCGAGGCCCAATTCTGCCCACACGCATACCGCAGCCGGCTAGCATCTCCCAACCGAATCTCCACCCCCAGGTTCACGAACCCCGCACGGACGGGGGCGGACCGCAAGAACTGAACCAGGGTCGCCTCGGCCCCCTCTTCCAGGATCACCAGCAGGTGGGGGAACAGGGCGATCCGGTCCGCCTCCAGCCATTCCACGTACACGAAGGGTCTGGAGATCTCCACGTTCCGCGGCACGTACAGAACCGACCCGCCACTCAGGTACGCCGCGTGTTGAGCGGTGAACTTGTTCTCCTCGGGGCGAATCACGGAACCCAGGGATCGCTCGAGGAGCTCCGGGTGCTCCCGGGCCGCGGTGCGTAGGTCTACGAAGATCACCCCCTTGCCTCGGAGCGCGGGATCCAACTCCACCAGGAGGGGGGCACCGTTCCGGTTGACCACGGCCCCAGATCGATCCTCCTCCACCGCCAGGGCGTCGGTGACCTCCCGGGGGAGGGATCCCGTGCCCGCCTCCTCCACCGCGGGCAGGAGCTCTTCCTGCAGCAGCCACTCCGCGGGCGTGCGCCGCCACGCCTCCTCCGTAGACCCGGGGAGGGGCAAGGCCTCGAACATATTCAGAGCCCGGGCGCGATACCGCCGCATCCAC includes:
- the sufD gene encoding Fe-S cluster assembly protein SufD, whose product is MSEAVTRALSDAWAEPGWMRRYRARALNMFEALPLPGSTEEAWRRTPAEWLLQEELLPAVEEAGTGSLPREVTDALAVEEDRSGAVVNRNGAPLLVELDPALRGKGVIFVDLRTAAREHPELLERSLGSVIRPEENKFTAQHAAYLSGGSVLYVPRNVEISRPFVYVEWLEADRIALFPHLLVILEEGAEATLVQFLRSAPVRAGFVNLGVEIRLGDASRLRYACGQNWASEVREFGVVRAEVGRDASLASFVSAFGGSVVKDFVQVHLRGPGGSSEMLGAFFASDHQHYDYHTLQEHCAPHTTSDLLYKYAVLDAARTIFAGLIRVHPGAQRTNAFQSNRNLLLSPDARADSKPELEIMANDLRCTHGSAVSRIDEQHVFYLQSRGLTRRQAVHMMVEGFFSEVLDRLPRENLRLHLEQLVARKMGAEAPLGRVTALRTLLEEARR